The proteins below come from a single Erinaceus europaeus chromosome 20, mEriEur2.1, whole genome shotgun sequence genomic window:
- the LOC103127975 gene encoding putative olfactory receptor 10D4, with product MALRNHTSITEFILLGIPRTEGQEAVLFAVFLAFYLCTLLGNLLILLAVLADARLHTPMYFFLCNLAVLDIGFSSVSTPKMLAGLLGSSRTITLGGCVAQVFFYHFLGCTECLLYAVMAYDRFAAVCHPLRYAALVRPQLCSLLAAGCWAASSCHGAALATLTFQLPFCGSNVVDYYFCDIFPVVRLACGDTRVVDRVSFTNISLVALVCFLLILASYMRIALAVLRMRSAEGRRKAASTCAAHLAVVTLFFGPCALIYPNPSLAEVLATPVQVFGNVVTPMLNPTIYALRNKDVKGALRKLGGGQAVSEAGH from the coding sequence ATGGCTCTCAGGAACCACACGTCCATCACGGAGTTCATCCTGCTGGGCATCCCGCGCACGGAGGGGCAGGAGGCAGTGCTCTTTGCGGTCTTCCTGGCCTTCTACCTCTGCACTCTCCTGGGCAACCTGCTCATCCTGCTGGCCGTGCTGGCTGATGCCCGGCTGCAcacacccatgtacttcttcctgtgCAATCTGGCGGTGCTGGACATCGGATTCTCCTCGGTGAGCACCCCCAAGATGCTGGCCGGCCTGCTGGGGAGCAGCCGCACCATCACCCTAGGGGGCTGCGTGGCGCAGGTCTTCTTctaccacttcctgggctgcacCGAGTGCCTGCTCTATGCGgtgatggcctatgaccgctTTGCGGCCGTGTGCCATCCCCTGCGCTACGCAGCCCTGGTGCGCCCGCAGCTGTGCTCTCTGCTGGCCGCAGGCTGCTGGGCGGCCAGCTCCTGCCATGGGGCCGCTCTGGCCACACTCACCTTCCAGCTGCCCTTCTGTGGCTCCAACGTGGTGGACTACTACTTCTGCGACATCTTCCCCGTGGTCAGGCTGGCCTGCGGGGACACCCGGGTGGTTGACCGGGTGAGCTTCACCAACATCAGCCTAGTGGCCCTGGTCTGTTTCCTGCTCATCCTGGCCTCCTACATGCGCATCGCGCTGGCCGTCCTGAGGATGCGCTCTGCCGAGGGCCGCCGCAAGGCCGCCTCCACCTGCGCCGCGCACCTGGCCGTAGTCACCCTCTTCTTTGGGCCCTGCGCCCTCATCTACCCAAATCCCTCCTTGGCCGAGGTGCTGGCCACCCCAGTGCAGGTCTTTGGCAACGTCGTCACCCCCATGCTGAACCCCACCATCTACGCTCTAAGAAACAAAGATGTCAAGGGCGCCCTGAGGAAgctgggtgggggccaggctgtgtcaGAAGCCGGCCACTAG